One Chthoniobacterales bacterium genomic window carries:
- a CDS encoding DUF2071 domain-containing protein: MSAHPHPDGAVVMYQRWRRLLFLHWEWDVAAVQATLPSGLSVDAWQGRAWLGVVPFRMEGVRPRFLPAVGGVSNFLELNVRTYVRDRQGRPGVWFYSLDCAQPVAVWAARAGFGLPYFHARMRETIGVSISCECRRQGSEETACFDYRGLGNPAPVGEGTLEQFLVERYRLFAVRQGRLVTGEVWHEPYPIQRAEVAGWNPLPLRQAGFDPGTQPPAHAAFSPGVDVRIFGIERL; this comes from the coding sequence GTGAGCGCCCATCCTCATCCCGACGGGGCCGTGGTGATGTATCAACGCTGGCGGCGGTTGCTTTTCCTGCATTGGGAATGGGACGTTGCCGCGGTGCAGGCGACGCTGCCCTCGGGATTGTCGGTCGATGCCTGGCAGGGGCGGGCGTGGCTGGGAGTGGTGCCTTTTCGAATGGAGGGCGTAAGGCCGCGATTTTTGCCGGCGGTGGGGGGAGTGTCCAATTTTCTCGAGCTGAACGTGCGGACTTATGTGCGAGACCGCCAGGGGCGGCCCGGGGTGTGGTTTTACTCTCTGGATTGCGCGCAACCGGTCGCGGTGTGGGCGGCGCGGGCGGGTTTCGGTCTGCCGTATTTCCACGCGCGGATGCGGGAAACGATCGGCGTCTCGATCTCCTGCGAGTGCCGGCGGCAAGGCTCCGAGGAAACGGCGTGCTTCGACTATCGCGGACTTGGAAATCCGGCGCCCGTGGGTGAGGGGACATTGGAGCAATTCCTGGTCGAGCGGTATCGGCTTTTCGCTGTGAGGCAGGGGCGCCTCGTCACGGGCGAGGTCTGGCACGAGCCATATCCGATCCAGCGGGCGGAGGTCGCGGGCTGGAATCCGCTGCCGTTGCGCCAGGCCGGATTCGATCCCGGAACGCAGCCGCCCGCCCACGCCGCATTCTCTCCGGGCGTGGACGTGCGGATTTTTGGAATCGAACGCCTCTAG
- the cobA gene encoding uroporphyrinogen-III C-methyltransferase, with protein MTEGICYLVGAGPGDPGLLTLRGRACLERSDVVIYDYLSNPVFLDFAPAAAERIYVGKKAGAHTLTQDSINALLVEKTSAGKTVVRLKGGDPFIFGRGGEEAEALAAAGQKFEIVPGISSAIAGPAYAGIPVTHRGDNTTLTIFTGHEDPAKPEATLDYAAIARATGTKVMLMGVERIAEITASLQAAGMAAATPIALVRWATTGRQKTLTGTLGDIAGKVAAAGFKAPAVAVLGDVVNRRDALNWFETRPLFGTRIAVTRTRHQAGALIDQLRDLGADAYELPTIRIEPSPNKREFYQLVSDAHEYDWLVFTSPNGVDAFFEVFYTLFKDARSIGGVRIAAIGPATAEKIRSYRFEVDLQPDKYVAEEIVKAFQKETTVDNLKILLARAEGARDVLATELTRLGAIVDEAIAYRTVPETNDVAGGIARFREDGADIVTFTSSSTAENFAALQLPLPANLQTASIGPITSATMRKLGLDVDIEAKVHDIPGLVAAILKARS; from the coding sequence ATGACTGAAGGCATTTGTTATCTCGTCGGCGCCGGCCCCGGCGATCCCGGGCTCCTCACTCTGCGCGGCCGCGCCTGTCTCGAACGCTCCGACGTCGTCATTTACGACTACCTCAGCAATCCCGTGTTTCTCGATTTCGCCCCCGCGGCCGCCGAGAGGATCTACGTCGGCAAGAAGGCCGGCGCGCACACGCTCACGCAGGACAGCATCAACGCCCTGCTCGTCGAGAAGACCTCGGCCGGAAAAACCGTCGTCCGTCTCAAGGGCGGCGATCCCTTCATCTTCGGCCGCGGCGGGGAAGAGGCCGAGGCCCTCGCCGCCGCCGGACAGAAGTTCGAAATCGTCCCCGGGATTTCCTCCGCCATTGCCGGCCCCGCCTACGCCGGTATTCCCGTCACCCATCGCGGCGATAACACCACGCTCACCATCTTCACCGGCCACGAGGATCCGGCCAAGCCCGAGGCCACGCTCGACTACGCCGCCATCGCCCGCGCCACCGGCACGAAGGTGATGCTCATGGGCGTCGAGCGCATTGCCGAGATCACTGCCTCGCTGCAGGCCGCCGGCATGGCCGCCGCCACGCCGATCGCCCTCGTGCGCTGGGCCACGACCGGTCGTCAGAAAACCCTCACCGGCACGCTCGGCGACATCGCCGGGAAGGTCGCCGCCGCCGGATTCAAGGCGCCGGCCGTGGCCGTGCTCGGCGATGTCGTGAATCGGCGCGACGCGCTGAACTGGTTCGAGACGCGCCCGCTGTTCGGCACTCGCATTGCCGTCACCCGCACTCGTCACCAGGCCGGCGCCCTCATCGACCAGCTCCGCGATCTCGGGGCCGATGCCTACGAGCTCCCGACCATTCGCATCGAGCCGTCGCCGAACAAGCGCGAGTTTTACCAGCTCGTGAGCGACGCCCACGAATACGACTGGCTCGTCTTCACCAGCCCGAACGGCGTCGACGCGTTCTTCGAAGTCTTCTACACGCTCTTCAAGGACGCCCGCTCGATCGGCGGCGTGCGCATCGCGGCCATTGGTCCAGCCACTGCCGAGAAGATTCGCAGCTACCGCTTCGAGGTGGACCTCCAGCCCGACAAATACGTCGCCGAGGAGATCGTGAAGGCCTTCCAGAAGGAAACGACCGTCGACAACCTCAAGATCCTGCTCGCCCGGGCCGAGGGCGCCCGCGACGTGCTCGCGACCGAGCTCACCCGCCTCGGCGCCATCGTTGACGAAGCCATCGCCTACCGCACCGTCCCCGAGACGAACGACGTCGCCGGAGGAATCGCGCGGTTCCGCGAGGACGGCGCCGACATCGTCACCTTCACGAGTTCCTCCACCGCGGAGAATTTCGCCGCGCTTCAGCTCCCGTTGCCCGCGAATCTGCAGACGGCCAGCATCGGCCCGATCACTTCCGCCACGATGCGGAAACTCGGACTCGACGTGGACATCGAGGCGAAGGTGCACGATATCCCCGGCCTCGTCGCCGCGATCCTGAAGGCCCGGTCCTAG
- the hemA gene encoding glutamyl-tRNA reductase: MNILCAGINHHVAPVDVRERLAVPNHEVVDVLAGIKSIDGLTEAVVVSTCNRVEIYAASICPERALEGIRGYLETRTGISAPLYHHDTPRSVRHLFRVASGLDSMVLGETEILGQVKQAYATAAGAGATSRTLNRLFQNAFRVAKSVRTDTQITRGATSVGSVAVELAGRIFGDLNHRRVMVLGAGETSERTARSLVSRGVKTVIVSNRTFDRAAQLAGEIGGMAIHFDHWQNEFPDVDILISSTAAPHPIVTREKLEPMMRQRSGRPLFIIDLAVPRDVEPTVNKLDGVFLYDIDSLQEIAKRSMAVRQREIEHCERIIDSQVTDFIGWLRRAQHSLVS; this comes from the coding sequence ATGAACATTCTCTGCGCCGGAATCAACCACCACGTCGCCCCCGTCGACGTGCGCGAACGCCTCGCCGTTCCCAATCACGAGGTCGTCGACGTCCTCGCGGGCATCAAATCCATCGACGGACTCACCGAGGCCGTTGTCGTCTCGACCTGCAATCGCGTGGAAATCTACGCCGCCAGCATCTGCCCCGAGCGCGCGCTGGAGGGAATCCGCGGGTATCTCGAGACGCGCACCGGCATTTCCGCACCGCTCTATCATCACGATACTCCCCGCAGCGTGCGCCACCTCTTTCGCGTGGCCAGCGGGCTCGATTCCATGGTGCTCGGCGAGACGGAGATTCTCGGCCAGGTGAAGCAGGCCTACGCCACCGCCGCAGGAGCCGGCGCCACGTCCCGCACGCTGAATCGCCTTTTCCAGAACGCCTTCCGCGTTGCGAAATCCGTTCGCACCGACACTCAGATCACCCGCGGCGCCACGTCCGTGGGCTCAGTCGCCGTCGAGCTCGCCGGCAGGATCTTCGGCGACCTGAACCACCGCCGCGTCATGGTCCTCGGCGCCGGGGAAACCAGCGAACGCACGGCCCGCAGCCTCGTTTCGCGCGGCGTGAAGACCGTGATCGTCTCGAATCGCACGTTCGACCGCGCCGCCCAGCTCGCGGGCGAAATCGGCGGCATGGCGATCCATTTCGACCACTGGCAGAACGAGTTCCCCGATGTCGACATTCTCATCAGCTCCACCGCCGCGCCGCATCCGATCGTCACTCGCGAGAAACTGGAGCCCATGATGCGCCAGCGCTCCGGCCGCCCACTTTTCATCATCGACCTCGCCGTGCCCCGCGATGTGGAACCCACCGTGAACAAGCTCGACGGCGTCTTCCTCTACGACATCGATTCGCTGCAGGAAATCGCGAAACGCTCCATGGCCGTGCGCCAGCGCGAGATCGAGCATTGCGAACGCATCATCGACTCCCAGGTCACCGATTTCATCGGCTGGCTGCGCCGAGCCCAACATTCCCTCGTTTCGTGA
- the ccsA gene encoding cytochrome c biogenesis protein CcsA, whose amino-acid sequence MERYWLVAAAFCFLSSFGHTLFALGSGTFRPGRFNLAAMGAGFAFTSAFLYQRGQVLGSCPITNLFEVLVFLAWSIVLIYLVVGPTYRLSLLGAFTSPLVLALLLLALIAPIDAASVRFTHNPWVEFHASLSMIAYGAFGLAAISGVMYLVQERQLKSHRVSELLFNLPPITDLGAVNGRLLLVGFLLLTVAFAAGLGADLRITSLKTGASIFIWALYGTLLVFQRLQLMPTRQIALGSIGIFVLALITLPSVSHATAA is encoded by the coding sequence ATGGAGCGCTACTGGCTGGTCGCCGCCGCATTTTGTTTCCTATCGAGCTTTGGGCATACGTTGTTCGCCCTGGGCTCCGGCACGTTCCGGCCCGGTCGCTTCAATCTCGCCGCAATGGGTGCGGGATTTGCCTTCACCTCGGCCTTCCTCTACCAGCGCGGCCAGGTTCTCGGTTCCTGCCCGATCACGAATCTTTTCGAGGTTCTTGTCTTTCTGGCGTGGTCCATCGTCCTGATCTACCTGGTCGTCGGTCCGACCTACCGGCTCTCGCTTCTGGGCGCATTCACCTCGCCGCTCGTGCTCGCGTTGTTGCTCCTGGCCCTGATCGCGCCGATCGACGCCGCGTCGGTTCGCTTCACGCACAACCCCTGGGTGGAATTCCACGCCTCGCTTTCGATGATCGCCTACGGCGCCTTCGGCCTCGCGGCGATTTCCGGCGTGATGTATCTCGTGCAGGAGCGCCAGCTCAAGTCCCACCGCGTCTCCGAGCTGCTCTTCAATCTCCCGCCGATCACCGACCTCGGCGCCGTGAACGGCCGCCTGCTTCTCGTCGGCTTCCTCCTCCTCACCGTCGCCTTCGCGGCGGGCCTGGGCGCCGACCTCCGCATCACCAGCCTCAAGACGGGCGCCTCGATCTTCATCTGGGCGCTCTACGGCACGTTGCTCGTCTTCCAGCGCCTGCAGCTGATGCCCACCCGCCAGATCGCCCTCGGCTCGATCGGTATCTTCGTCCTCGCGCTGATCACGCTCCCGAGCGTGAGCCACGCCACCGCCGCATGA
- a CDS encoding MotA/TolQ/ExbB proton channel family protein has translation MKIRNRNLLSICFSLLVLFVCLAPSVRAQDAAPAPAEESVPHGGKKTLWTVLKEGGVIMIPIGLVSVGMCSLIVLGFLTLSRKKLVPDDQVAALRNYFTQGDYQNAVEYCRSHPGFFTDTVYTGLLCIGQGKEVTERAMEDTLAKGIASASTRNYYLNLIGVVTPMLGLTGTVLGMMGAFSTLGTSGIGDPSKLAGAIGEVLVATASGLFIAIPAFTFYYIFRNWITAATAYAEDHINTLFRGMPYEDMVGIYFGTEPIFAARPNWMAPRSESAPPDAEPSAS, from the coding sequence ATGAAAATCCGGAATCGAAACCTTCTCTCGATCTGCTTCAGCCTTCTCGTTCTCTTCGTCTGCCTTGCTCCGAGCGTCCGCGCGCAGGATGCCGCCCCGGCCCCGGCGGAGGAAAGCGTGCCGCACGGCGGCAAAAAGACCCTGTGGACGGTGCTGAAGGAGGGCGGCGTGATCATGATCCCGATCGGGCTCGTCTCGGTCGGCATGTGCAGCCTCATCGTGCTTGGGTTCCTGACGCTCAGCCGCAAGAAACTCGTCCCGGACGACCAGGTCGCCGCGCTGCGGAACTATTTCACGCAGGGTGACTACCAGAATGCCGTGGAGTATTGCCGCTCGCACCCCGGCTTTTTCACCGACACGGTTTACACCGGCCTGCTCTGCATCGGGCAGGGCAAGGAAGTCACCGAGCGCGCGATGGAGGACACTCTCGCCAAGGGCATCGCCAGCGCTTCGACCCGGAATTACTACCTGAACCTCATCGGCGTCGTCACCCCGATGCTCGGTCTCACCGGCACCGTGCTGGGCATGATGGGCGCGTTCTCCACCCTCGGCACGAGTGGCATTGGCGATCCCTCGAAGCTCGCCGGCGCCATTGGCGAGGTGCTCGTTGCGACGGCGAGCGGTCTGTTCATCGCGATCCCGGCGTTCACCTTCTACTACATTTTCCGCAACTGGATCACTGCCGCGACCGCCTACGCGGAAGACCACATCAACACGCTCTTTCGCGGTATGCCCTACGAAGACATGGTCGGCATCTATTTCGGCACCGAGCCGATTTTCGCCGCCCGCCCGAACTGGATGGCTCCCCGCAGCGAGTCGGCCCCGCCAGACGCCGAGCCGTCGGCTTCATGA
- a CDS encoding biopolymer transporter ExbD, with product MRVRNIHEENLQFQIAPMIDVIFILILFFMCSAGAVKTEKHLASSLPGTAASDTPIEIPDEQVIQITNAGQVLLNDREFDAAALAGGSHEMPELLSTLQRFRQASVASKTEAMVTITPQAYANYQRVIDVMNVCAAAQIRNVSFRLESEE from the coding sequence ATGCGCGTCCGCAACATCCACGAGGAGAACCTGCAGTTCCAGATCGCGCCGATGATCGACGTGATCTTCATCCTCATCCTTTTCTTCATGTGCTCGGCCGGCGCGGTGAAGACCGAGAAACACCTCGCCTCCAGCCTGCCCGGCACGGCCGCCTCCGACACGCCGATCGAGATTCCCGACGAGCAGGTCATTCAGATCACGAATGCCGGCCAGGTGCTCCTCAACGACCGCGAATTCGACGCGGCGGCGCTCGCCGGAGGATCGCACGAGATGCCCGAGCTGCTGAGCACGCTCCAGCGCTTCCGCCAGGCCTCCGTGGCCAGCAAGACCGAGGCAATGGTCACAATCACGCCCCAGGCCTACGCGAACTACCAGCGCGTGATCGACGTGATGAACGTCTGCGCCGCGGCCCAGATCAGGAACGTGAGCTTCCGCCTCGAATCCGAGGAGTAG
- the speY gene encoding deoxyhypusine synthase produces the protein MAKQLPKKFPRLLPAPARKGISAADLIDGSFKAYNGGRLAEACRLFSGKMVSGEGLVGMSLTGALTPAGLGKSCLVPLLKAGFVDWIISTGANLYHDLHYGLGMELYAGSPFLDDVQLRHEGVIRIYDVLFDYDVLLDTDAFVRQVIQGPEFQKTMGTDEFHYLLGKYVHARGRKLGIPDHSLLAAAYQYGVPVFTSSPGDSSIGMNVAAMSLRDSKLAFDVNRDVNQTAAIVYDAKHAGHTSSVFILGGGSPKNFMLQTEPQIQEVMGIEERGHDYFLQCTDARPDTGGLSGATPGEAVSWGKIDPDNLPDCVVCYLDSTISLPLITAYALSRTKPRKPKRLFERRDAQLEAIRAQYLKVGQVDKIEHRTDLTKKKKPKRNLAKRSSSVGMKS, from the coding sequence ATGGCCAAGCAACTCCCGAAAAAATTTCCGCGCCTCCTGCCCGCTCCCGCGCGCAAGGGCATCTCTGCCGCCGACCTCATCGACGGCTCGTTCAAAGCCTATAACGGCGGCCGCCTCGCCGAGGCCTGCCGCCTCTTCAGCGGCAAGATGGTGTCCGGCGAAGGCCTCGTCGGCATGTCGCTCACCGGCGCGCTCACGCCCGCGGGCCTTGGAAAATCCTGCCTCGTCCCGCTGCTGAAGGCCGGCTTCGTCGACTGGATCATCTCCACCGGCGCGAATCTCTACCACGACCTCCACTACGGTCTCGGCATGGAGCTCTACGCCGGCTCGCCGTTCCTCGACGACGTCCAGCTTCGCCACGAAGGCGTCATCCGCATCTACGACGTGCTCTTCGACTACGACGTGCTGCTCGACACCGACGCCTTCGTCCGCCAGGTCATCCAGGGGCCCGAGTTTCAGAAAACGATGGGCACCGACGAGTTCCACTACCTCCTCGGCAAATACGTCCACGCGCGCGGCCGCAAACTCGGCATCCCCGACCACAGCCTGCTCGCCGCCGCCTACCAATACGGCGTGCCCGTCTTCACGAGTTCGCCCGGCGACAGCTCCATCGGCATGAACGTCGCCGCGATGAGCCTGCGCGACTCGAAGCTCGCCTTCGACGTGAACCGCGACGTCAACCAGACCGCCGCCATCGTCTACGACGCGAAGCACGCAGGCCACACGTCGAGCGTCTTCATCCTCGGCGGCGGCTCGCCAAAGAATTTCATGCTCCAGACCGAGCCGCAGATCCAGGAGGTCATGGGCATCGAAGAGCGTGGCCACGATTACTTCCTGCAATGCACCGACGCCCGCCCCGATACCGGCGGCCTCTCCGGCGCCACGCCCGGTGAAGCCGTGAGCTGGGGCAAGATCGATCCCGACAACCTGCCCGACTGCGTCGTCTGCTACCTCGATTCCACGATCAGCCTGCCGCTCATCACCGCCTACGCGCTCAGTCGCACGAAGCCGCGCAAGCCGAAGCGCCTCTTCGAGCGCCGCGACGCCCAGCTCGAGGCCATCCGCGCGCAATACCTCAAGGTCGGCCAGGTCGACAAGATCGAGCACCGCACCGACCTCACGAAGAAGAAAAAGCCGAAGCGCAACCTCGCCAAACGCTCCTCGAGCGTCGGCATGAAGAGCTAG
- a CDS encoding NAD-binding protein: MKSFTSHLTAIVGHVPGQRNLRLLVRFAALLVALIVIFTAAFHAIMLYEGRTYSWISGLYWTFTVMSTLGFGDITFQSDLGRLFSILVMVSGMIFLLVLLPFTFIEFFYAPWMQAQSEARAPRQLPATMSGHVLLTSDDPVSGSLIRKLKDYGHPYAILVADLREALRLHDLGVTVMLGELDRPETYLAARVEQAAMVAATGGDYANTNVAFTVSEITKAVPIIATANSADSVDILQFAGARSVLQLSEMMGEALARRIVGADATSHVIGSFKNVQIAEATAAGTPLVGRTLAECRLRDKVGVNVLGLWRRGVVEIATAQTKIDDHSILLLAGTPEQFARYDELFCIYHVSGAPVIIVGGGRVGRETARALEERGVDYRIIEQNPARIRDTGKYVLGSAADIVTLERAGIRETPAVVVTAHDDDLNIYLTIYVRRLCPRVQIISRSVHERNVPTLHRAGADFVLSYAWMGATAIFNFLQRADVLMLAEGLHVTETQVPAALAGKTLAEAAIPAATGVGVVALGAPEKGLQINPHADTTLRGGETIILICTPESEQRFVELYGRTIPKHPRSQRTTALR; encoded by the coding sequence ATGAAATCCTTCACCTCGCATCTCACCGCCATCGTCGGCCATGTCCCGGGCCAGCGAAACCTCCGCCTGCTCGTGCGCTTCGCGGCCCTTCTGGTCGCCCTCATCGTCATCTTCACGGCCGCCTTTCACGCCATCATGCTCTACGAGGGACGCACCTACAGCTGGATCTCCGGCCTCTACTGGACGTTCACGGTGATGAGCACACTTGGCTTCGGGGACATCACGTTCCAGAGCGATCTCGGCCGCCTGTTTTCCATCCTCGTGATGGTCTCGGGCATGATCTTCCTGCTCGTCCTGCTGCCCTTCACGTTCATCGAATTCTTCTACGCCCCGTGGATGCAGGCGCAAAGCGAGGCCCGGGCGCCGCGGCAGCTCCCGGCGACGATGTCCGGCCACGTGCTCCTCACCAGCGACGACCCCGTTTCCGGCTCGCTCATCCGCAAGCTCAAGGACTACGGCCATCCCTACGCGATCCTCGTCGCCGATCTCCGGGAGGCTCTGCGTCTTCACGATCTCGGCGTCACCGTCATGCTCGGCGAGCTCGACCGCCCGGAGACCTACCTCGCGGCGCGCGTCGAGCAGGCCGCCATGGTCGCCGCCACCGGCGGCGACTACGCGAATACCAACGTCGCCTTCACCGTCAGTGAGATCACGAAAGCAGTGCCCATCATCGCCACCGCGAACTCGGCCGACTCCGTCGACATCCTCCAGTTCGCTGGCGCGAGGAGCGTGCTCCAGCTTTCCGAGATGATGGGCGAGGCGCTCGCCCGCCGCATCGTGGGCGCCGACGCGACCTCGCACGTGATCGGCAGTTTCAAGAACGTGCAGATCGCCGAGGCCACCGCCGCGGGCACCCCGCTCGTCGGCCGCACGCTGGCCGAATGCCGCCTCCGCGACAAGGTGGGCGTGAACGTGCTCGGGCTGTGGCGACGCGGCGTGGTCGAGATCGCCACCGCGCAGACGAAGATCGACGACCACTCGATCCTGCTGCTCGCGGGCACGCCCGAGCAATTCGCCCGCTACGACGAACTCTTCTGCATCTATCACGTGAGCGGCGCGCCGGTCATCATCGTCGGCGGGGGCCGCGTCGGGCGCGAGACGGCCCGTGCGCTCGAGGAACGCGGCGTGGACTATCGGATCATCGAGCAGAACCCCGCCCGCATTCGCGACACCGGCAAATACGTGCTCGGCAGCGCGGCCGACATCGTCACGCTCGAGCGCGCCGGCATTCGCGAGACGCCCGCCGTCGTCGTCACCGCCCACGACGACGACCTCAACATCTACCTCACGATCTACGTGCGCCGCCTCTGCCCGCGCGTGCAGATCATCAGCCGCTCCGTCCACGAGCGAAACGTCCCCACGCTCCACCGCGCCGGTGCGGATTTCGTGCTCTCGTATGCCTGGATGGGCGCAACCGCGATCTTCAACTTTCTCCAGCGCGCCGACGTCCTCATGCTCGCAGAGGGTCTGCATGTCACCGAAACGCAGGTCCCGGCAGCCCTTGCGGGAAAGACGCTGGCCGAGGCCGCCATCCCCGCGGCCACCGGCGTCGGCGTGGTCGCTCTCGGCGCCCCGGAAAAAGGTTTGCAGATCAATCCCCATGCGGACACCACGCTCCGCGGTGGCGAAACGATCATCCTCATCTGCACGCCGGAGTCGGAGCAGCGGTTCGTCGAACTCTACGGCCGGACGATTCCGAAGCACCCGCGATCGCAGCGGACAACGGCCCTCCGCTAG
- a CDS encoding biopolymer transporter ExbD, with amino-acid sequence MRVRKHGPEEELEFQIAPMIDVLLVVLVFFIMITSASVLQGDPDIQLPVAAHATKPEKSRAEAVLNLHWKPEARAGWVVMDSVRFDKLDDLTAKLKGPAASEKNFRVLIRADRTLPSIYVQKVLEACAEAGVSNTVFTALNRD; translated from the coding sequence ATGAGAGTTCGCAAACATGGGCCCGAGGAGGAACTCGAGTTCCAGATCGCGCCGATGATCGACGTGCTCCTCGTCGTGCTCGTCTTTTTCATCATGATCACCTCGGCCAGCGTGCTGCAGGGCGATCCGGATATTCAGTTGCCGGTCGCTGCGCACGCGACAAAACCCGAGAAATCCCGCGCCGAGGCCGTGCTGAACCTCCATTGGAAGCCCGAGGCCAGGGCCGGATGGGTCGTCATGGACAGCGTCCGCTTCGACAAGCTCGACGACCTCACCGCGAAGCTGAAGGGGCCCGCCGCCAGCGAGAAAAACTTCCGTGTGCTCATCCGCGCGGACCGCACGCTGCCGTCGATCTACGTGCAGAAAGTGCTCGAGGCCTGCGCCGAGGCGGGCGTCAGCAATACCGTCTTCACCGCCCTGAATCGCGACTAG
- a CDS encoding potassium channel family protein — translation MREFFRAFPFGVLLLALLLMIVGAPISADLAKSLAGIRGPSGLAPFTILLTVTSAYAVWHLARSRALVIVAAGVILAFLGLSSVELSRLGLGKYISRETLDVFHVGSQSLFLVYVTLSILRTVFRARVVDGNILCGAACVYLLVGVLWGYAYTMLEIIVPASFHAMEPSTNNAINLYNQPGWLVYFSFTTLTTVGFGDVLPAKAFARSLSVLEAVIGQIMIVVMMARLVGLHVAHSTSGPHARFSTDEKS, via the coding sequence GTGAGAGAGTTTTTTCGGGCTTTTCCGTTTGGGGTTTTGTTGCTGGCGTTGCTGCTGATGATCGTCGGCGCGCCCATCAGCGCGGACCTTGCCAAGAGCCTCGCGGGGATTCGCGGTCCGTCGGGGCTGGCACCATTCACGATCCTGCTCACGGTGACCTCGGCCTACGCGGTGTGGCACCTCGCGCGCAGCCGCGCGCTGGTGATCGTGGCGGCGGGCGTGATCCTCGCTTTCCTCGGCCTCAGCAGCGTCGAGCTGAGCCGGCTCGGGCTTGGGAAATACATCTCGCGCGAGACGCTCGACGTCTTTCACGTGGGGTCGCAGTCGCTGTTCCTCGTCTACGTGACACTGTCCATTCTGCGCACGGTCTTCCGCGCCCGCGTGGTGGACGGCAACATCCTCTGCGGCGCGGCCTGCGTGTATCTGCTCGTCGGCGTGCTGTGGGGCTACGCCTACACGATGCTCGAGATCATCGTGCCGGCCAGCTTCCACGCAATGGAGCCAAGCACGAACAACGCGATCAATCTCTACAACCAGCCGGGGTGGCTCGTGTATTTCAGTTTCACCACGCTCACGACGGTGGGGTTCGGCGATGTGCTGCCGGCGAAAGCCTTTGCCCGTAGCCTGTCGGTGCTGGAGGCGGTGATCGGCCAGATCATGATCGTCGTCATGATGGCGCGGCTCGTCGGACTGCACGTCGCGCACTCGACCTCGGGCCCGCATGCCCGATTCTCGACCGATGAAAAAAGTTGA
- the hemC gene encoding hydroxymethylbilane synthase, producing MKPLILGTRGSDLALAQTRLVATRLRAAHPGLVVEERIIRTTGDARLDIRLSAPGSLDKGLFTRELEEALLRGEIDAAVHSLKDLPTAQPAGLAIGAILEREGPEDVLLTREAEGLDDLPSGAQVGTSSLRRKCFLLWKRPDLEVVEIRGNVPTRIRKLGESTTLDAIVLAGAGLRRLQAVDCPLAIDDLSLSPLDFMLPAPGQGAIALQCREGESSTGPLAALHHAATAACVDAERAILAGLGGGCHLPLGALAEVDDAAMMTLRAAWFGAATPRLAERRGPVADWQTLAAEITADLSA from the coding sequence GTGAAACCTCTCATTCTCGGCACCCGCGGCAGCGATCTCGCGCTCGCCCAAACCCGGCTCGTCGCCACCCGCCTGCGCGCCGCCCATCCCGGCCTCGTCGTCGAGGAACGAATCATTCGCACCACGGGCGACGCCCGGCTCGATATCCGCCTCAGCGCCCCCGGCTCCCTCGACAAGGGCCTCTTCACCAGGGAGCTCGAGGAAGCTCTCCTCCGCGGCGAGATCGACGCCGCCGTGCACAGCCTCAAGGATCTTCCCACCGCGCAGCCGGCCGGGCTCGCCATCGGCGCCATTCTCGAGCGCGAAGGCCCCGAGGACGTCCTCCTTACCCGCGAGGCCGAGGGCCTCGACGACCTTCCCTCTGGCGCCCAGGTCGGCACGAGCAGCCTCCGCCGCAAATGCTTCCTGCTCTGGAAACGGCCCGACCTCGAGGTCGTCGAAATTCGCGGGAACGTGCCCACCCGCATTCGCAAGCTCGGGGAATCGACCACCCTCGACGCCATCGTGCTCGCCGGCGCCGGCCTGCGCCGCCTCCAGGCCGTCGACTGCCCGCTCGCGATCGACGACCTCTCGCTCTCCCCGCTCGATTTCATGCTTCCCGCTCCCGGCCAGGGCGCGATTGCCCTCCAATGCCGCGAGGGAGAGTCCTCGACCGGTCCGCTCGCCGCGCTTCATCACGCCGCCACCGCGGCCTGCGTCGATGCCGAGCGTGCCATCCTTGCCGGCCTTGGCGGCGGCTGCCACCTGCCCCTCGGCGCCCTCGCCGAAGTCGACGACGCCGCGATGATGACCCTCCGCGCCGCGTGGTTCGGCGCCGCGACTCCACGCCTCGCGGAACGCCGCGGCCCCGTCGCCGACTGGCAGACTCTCGCCGCAGAAATCACCGCCGACCTCTCGGCCTGA